From Actinomyces slackii, a single genomic window includes:
- a CDS encoding Gfo/Idh/MocA family protein: MSTSTATPLSVAVIGAGMAGTTHANAWRQVGTVYDLGLPPVRLAAIADAYEPFATDAAERYGYEKAVTDWRDIADDPSIDIVSIVVGNALHREIAEALIKAGKHVLCEKPLADTLESARAMAEAEKQAGVVTATGFTFRRNASVAKLAELVSTGHLGEVNHFDARYWCDYGADPQTPMAWRYKGPMGSGALGDVGSHLIDTAETICGPLVSVSGAAMMTSIKERPVAKGHVTRGTALDTADAVYEEVENDDVATFTARFASGAVGTFSCSRVAWGLPNSLMVDVLGSKGRASWDLARCGEIKIDDVASPAGLGGARRVLVGPDFPYYARGSSMAVAGVGLSQIEQFTYQAHAFLQQVAGVTEGALPPCATFADGYREMLIADAVARSAASGGAEVDLTDLPI; encoded by the coding sequence ATGAGCACCTCCACCGCAACCCCCTTGTCAGTCGCCGTCATCGGCGCCGGGATGGCCGGCACCACCCACGCCAACGCCTGGCGCCAGGTCGGCACCGTCTACGACCTGGGCCTGCCCCCGGTCCGCCTGGCCGCCATCGCCGACGCCTACGAGCCCTTCGCCACCGACGCCGCCGAGCGCTACGGCTATGAGAAGGCCGTGACCGACTGGCGCGACATCGCCGATGACCCCAGCATTGACATCGTCTCCATCGTCGTGGGCAACGCCCTGCACCGCGAGATCGCCGAGGCCCTCATCAAGGCCGGCAAGCACGTCCTGTGCGAGAAGCCCCTGGCGGACACCCTGGAGAGCGCCAGGGCCATGGCCGAGGCGGAGAAGCAGGCCGGGGTCGTGACCGCCACCGGCTTCACCTTCCGACGCAACGCCTCCGTCGCCAAGCTCGCCGAGCTCGTCTCCACCGGCCACCTCGGCGAGGTCAACCACTTCGACGCCCGCTACTGGTGTGATTACGGCGCCGACCCCCAGACCCCCATGGCCTGGCGCTACAAGGGCCCCATGGGCTCAGGGGCGCTGGGCGACGTCGGCTCCCACCTCATCGACACCGCCGAGACCATCTGCGGCCCCCTGGTCTCCGTGTCCGGCGCCGCCATGATGACCTCGATCAAGGAGCGCCCCGTCGCCAAGGGCCACGTCACTCGCGGCACCGCCCTGGACACCGCCGACGCCGTCTACGAGGAGGTGGAGAACGACGACGTCGCCACCTTCACCGCGCGCTTCGCCAGCGGCGCCGTGGGCACCTTCTCCTGCTCCCGCGTGGCCTGGGGCCTGCCCAACTCCCTCATGGTCGACGTCCTGGGGTCCAAGGGCCGGGCCTCCTGGGACCTGGCCCGCTGCGGGGAGATCAAGATCGACGACGTCGCCTCCCCCGCAGGCCTGGGCGGAGCGCGCAGGGTCCTGGTGGGCCCGGACTTCCCCTACTACGCGCGCGGGTCCTCCATGGCCGTGGCCGGGGTGGGCCTGAGCCAGATCGAGCAGTTCACCTACCAGGCCCACGCCTTCCTCCAGCAGGTCGCCGGCGTCACCGAGGGCGCCCTGCCGCCCTGCGCCACCTTCGCCGACGGCTACCGCGAGATGCTCATCGCCGACGCCGTCGCCCGCTCGGCCGCAAGCGGCGGGGCCGAGGTGGACCTGACCGACCTGCCCATCTGA
- a CDS encoding LacI family DNA-binding transcriptional regulator, translating to MGTHAATQSDVARAAGVSRSLVSLALSGSPKVARQTRERIQQVAAELGYRVNVAASSLARQSSTIIGLVLPNLRNAFFERLARCLGEAAAARGLTLFVTVGAEQPEVLHQAIESLLGVRVAGIILVSPWLIDDDLLAIAEETPVCLVGRRSPGGRVDAVHVDEEAAAGLVVRHLQEQGAQTIGYVSPRVTDQASRHDREVALRRAGTEAGVPVVVQGCGEDAGPAVRQMLQVRPEPLGLVIHNDVFAIDAVPVLREAERQTRSRVALVSYDNTYLAQREEFSLTSVNQPEEIMAGRAIELLCERAGIGGPAAPDAPARTVVLPPELVVRSSSLGREPLTAPATPPTPAPR from the coding sequence ATGGGCACGCATGCCGCCACGCAGAGCGACGTCGCGCGCGCAGCCGGGGTCTCGCGCTCGCTGGTCTCCCTCGCACTCAGCGGATCGCCCAAGGTCGCCCGCCAGACCCGCGAGCGCATCCAGCAGGTCGCCGCCGAGCTCGGCTATCGGGTCAACGTGGCCGCCTCATCCCTGGCGCGCCAGAGCTCGACCATCATCGGCCTGGTCCTGCCCAATCTGCGCAACGCCTTCTTCGAGCGCCTCGCCCGCTGCTTGGGGGAGGCGGCCGCGGCCCGCGGTCTCACGCTCTTCGTGACGGTGGGGGCCGAGCAGCCCGAGGTGCTCCACCAGGCGATCGAGTCCCTCCTGGGCGTGCGCGTGGCCGGCATCATCCTGGTCTCCCCCTGGCTGATCGACGACGACCTGCTCGCCATTGCCGAGGAGACGCCCGTGTGCCTGGTGGGCCGGCGCAGCCCCGGGGGACGGGTGGACGCCGTCCATGTCGATGAGGAGGCCGCCGCCGGCCTCGTCGTGCGCCACCTGCAGGAGCAGGGGGCCCAGACCATCGGCTATGTCAGTCCGCGGGTGACCGACCAGGCCTCGCGCCACGATCGGGAGGTGGCGCTCCGCCGCGCCGGCACCGAGGCCGGGGTCCCGGTGGTGGTCCAGGGTTGCGGGGAGGATGCCGGGCCGGCGGTGCGCCAGATGCTTCAGGTCCGCCCCGAGCCCCTGGGCCTGGTCATCCACAACGACGTCTTCGCCATCGACGCCGTGCCGGTCCTGCGCGAGGCCGAGCGTCAGACCAGGAGCAGGGTCGCCCTGGTCTCCTATGACAACACCTACCTTGCCCAGCGTGAGGAGTTCTCCCTGACCAGCGTCAACCAGCCCGAGGAGATCATGGCAGGTCGCGCCATCGAGCTCCTGTGCGAGCGCGCCGGCATCGGCGGCCCCGCGGCCCCGGATGCGCCTGCCCGCACCGTGGTCCTGCCCCCCGAGCTCGTCGTGCGCTCCTCCTCCCTGGGCCGCGAGCCGCTCACTGCGCCAGCCACCCCGCCAACCCCCGCACCGAGGTAG
- a CDS encoding MFS transporter, with the protein MTAPPTDLTRAEIEDLVEKTPPSGKRRSVGFVALIATLGSLLFGYDTGVISGALPYMYLPHGAGGMHLNSTEEGLVGATLLGGCALGAFFGGRLSDQYGRRHNILLLAVVFFIGAMGCTFSPNIWVLYIARFILGLAVGGASATVPVYLAETAPKSIRGTLVGIDQLMIVTGQFLAFAMNAGIARLSGGPEATVTAVEGQQTITVDGQATVVEVGQTYSWDALKAVSDYVTVDGGNGETWRYMLVICSIPAIALWLGMRMMPESSRWHAANYHYAKAIADLKRVRKEDDDIAGEIDEMIEVNRREATQEQWTLARCFSTRWTRRVLIIGVLVGVFNQTTGVNTMMYYAPKILQNAGFGTEAAITLTVLTGVASVIGSSLGLWLLLRFSRRAVLIGGTVGLTVMLWVMTALFLFGINPHLDEAGNVLSTMPALIPYLVVVVIIVYMLFMQGGNAPGTWVIMSELFPARMRGAAMGFAVLCLWVVNAIITFLFPIMMDKLGPVATYLIFSIINVVAVIYMIRRVPETKYSSLEELEEEFQQRYA; encoded by the coding sequence ATGACAGCACCACCCACCGACCTCACCCGAGCGGAGATCGAAGACCTGGTTGAGAAGACCCCGCCGTCGGGCAAGCGCCGCTCCGTCGGCTTCGTCGCCCTCATCGCCACGCTGGGCTCCCTGCTCTTCGGCTACGACACAGGCGTCATCTCCGGCGCGCTGCCCTACATGTACCTGCCGCACGGCGCCGGGGGCATGCACCTGAACTCCACCGAGGAGGGCCTGGTCGGTGCCACCCTTCTGGGCGGCTGCGCCCTGGGGGCCTTTTTCGGGGGACGCCTGTCGGACCAGTACGGGCGCCGGCACAACATCCTCCTTCTCGCCGTCGTGTTCTTCATCGGCGCCATGGGCTGCACCTTCTCCCCCAACATCTGGGTGCTCTACATCGCGCGCTTCATCCTGGGCCTGGCCGTGGGCGGGGCCTCGGCGACCGTGCCGGTCTATCTCGCCGAGACCGCGCCCAAGTCCATCCGCGGCACCCTGGTGGGCATCGACCAGCTCATGATCGTCACCGGGCAGTTCCTGGCCTTCGCCATGAACGCCGGCATCGCCCGACTCAGCGGCGGCCCCGAGGCCACGGTCACCGCAGTCGAGGGGCAGCAGACCATCACCGTCGACGGTCAGGCAACCGTGGTCGAGGTCGGCCAGACCTACTCCTGGGACGCGCTCAAAGCCGTGTCCGACTACGTGACCGTCGACGGCGGCAATGGCGAGACCTGGCGCTACATGCTGGTCATCTGCTCCATTCCAGCCATCGCCCTGTGGCTGGGCATGCGCATGATGCCGGAATCCTCCCGCTGGCACGCCGCCAACTACCACTACGCCAAAGCCATCGCCGACCTCAAGCGCGTGCGCAAGGAGGACGATGACATCGCCGGCGAGATCGATGAGATGATCGAGGTCAACCGCCGCGAGGCCACGCAGGAGCAGTGGACCCTGGCACGCTGCTTCTCCACGCGCTGGACGCGCCGGGTGCTCATCATCGGGGTCTTGGTGGGCGTGTTCAACCAGACCACCGGCGTGAACACCATGATGTACTACGCCCCCAAGATCCTGCAGAACGCCGGATTCGGCACCGAGGCGGCGATCACTCTGACCGTGTTGACCGGTGTGGCCTCAGTGATCGGATCATCCCTGGGCCTGTGGCTCCTCCTGAGATTCTCCCGCCGAGCAGTGCTCATCGGCGGGACCGTGGGGCTGACGGTCATGCTGTGGGTGATGACGGCGCTCTTCCTGTTCGGCATCAACCCGCATCTCGATGAGGCCGGCAATGTGCTGAGCACGATGCCAGCACTGATCCCCTATCTCGTGGTCGTGGTCATCATCGTCTACATGCTCTTCATGCAGGGCGGCAATGCTCCGGGGACCTGGGTCATCATGTCCGAGCTCTTCCCCGCACGCATGCGTGGGGCCGCCATGGGCTTCGCGGTCCTGTGCCTGTGGGTGGTCAATGCCATCATCACCTTCCTCTTCCCCATCATGATGGACAAGCTGGGGCCGGTGGCCACCTACCTCATCTTCTCCATCATCAACGTCGTGGCGGTGATCTACATGATCCGCAGGGTCCCCGAGACCAAGTACTCCTCACTGGAGGAGCTGGAGGAGGAGTTCCAGCAGCGCTACGCGTGA
- a CDS encoding transglutaminase-like domain-containing protein, which produces MDPHLRETRLLDLPAVEPLVRERRWRELAVSERIGAVYDFVRELPFGYNARDDLPASRVLADGYGQCNTKTILLMALLRAAGVPCRLHGATIHKSLQRGVVTGLAYRLAPDSIVHTWAEVRIGERWTGLEGVICDPAYLDGVRRLTGVTGEFLGFAVGTDSLADPPVNWCGTDTAIQQTGINRDFGTFDSPDDFYARHGINLSGIQSWVYQHLVRHLMNRRVARIRASHR; this is translated from the coding sequence ATGGACCCCCACCTGCGTGAGACCCGCCTGCTCGACCTGCCCGCCGTCGAGCCGCTGGTGCGCGAGCGCCGCTGGCGAGAGCTCGCCGTCTCCGAGCGGATCGGCGCAGTCTACGACTTCGTCCGCGAGCTGCCCTTCGGGTACAACGCACGGGACGACCTGCCCGCGTCTCGCGTGCTCGCCGACGGCTATGGGCAATGCAACACCAAGACGATCCTGCTCATGGCGCTACTGAGAGCGGCGGGCGTGCCGTGCCGGCTGCATGGCGCCACCATCCACAAGAGCCTCCAGCGGGGCGTCGTCACCGGTCTCGCCTATCGGCTGGCCCCCGACAGCATCGTGCACACCTGGGCCGAGGTGCGCATCGGTGAGCGCTGGACGGGTCTTGAAGGCGTGATCTGCGATCCGGCCTATCTCGACGGAGTGCGTCGCCTGACGGGAGTGACGGGCGAGTTCCTGGGCTTCGCGGTGGGCACCGACAGCCTCGCCGACCCGCCCGTGAACTGGTGCGGCACCGACACCGCCATTCAGCAGACCGGCATCAACCGCGACTTCGGAACCTTCGACTCACCCGACGACTTCTACGCCCGCCATGGCATCAACCTCAGCGGCATCCAGAGCTGGGTCTACCAGCACCTCGTACGGCACCTCATGAACCGGCGGGTCGCGCGCATCCGCGCATCGCACCGATAG
- a CDS encoding AraC family transcriptional regulator — translation MGRPEPWSGGLDLLPGAVVYRGPGGVAHWHQHLAIQVIVASGGPCEVETSDGLTEVPVGETLMVPSGQRHRLSCQGELTLLLVEPYGPRGRRVGGLPTAPADVPVSGTPADVVEAIIGRAKPVDLSPAVDAALRHLDEHASGPDASLASLSRAARAAHLSPSRLTHRFTAEVGIPFRRYALWVRLRTAVEAIARGAGLADAAAHSGFSDGAHLSRVFRRNVGLPPSQLLRMTTSVDNWP, via the coding sequence ATGGGACGACCGGAGCCGTGGAGCGGAGGACTGGATCTGCTGCCCGGCGCCGTCGTCTATCGCGGGCCCGGAGGCGTTGCGCACTGGCACCAGCACCTGGCCATCCAGGTCATCGTGGCCAGCGGCGGGCCGTGCGAAGTGGAGACGAGCGACGGTCTCACCGAGGTCCCCGTCGGAGAGACCCTGATGGTGCCCAGCGGGCAAAGGCACCGACTCAGCTGTCAGGGTGAGTTGACGCTGCTGCTTGTGGAGCCGTATGGCCCCCGCGGTCGACGGGTCGGCGGGCTGCCGACGGCGCCTGCGGATGTGCCGGTCTCGGGGACTCCAGCCGATGTGGTGGAGGCGATCATCGGGCGGGCCAAGCCCGTCGACCTTTCGCCTGCCGTGGACGCCGCGCTGCGCCATCTCGACGAGCACGCCAGCGGCCCCGACGCCTCCCTTGCCTCCCTCAGTCGCGCGGCTCGGGCCGCGCACCTGTCGCCGTCGCGCCTGACTCACCGGTTCACCGCAGAGGTGGGTATACCGTTTCGGCGCTACGCACTGTGGGTACGGCTGCGCACCGCCGTGGAGGCCATAGCGCGTGGCGCGGGCCTTGCCGACGCCGCCGCCCACAGCGGTTTCAGCGACGGGGCTCACCTGTCCCGGGTCTTTCGCCGCAACGTCGGACTGCCGCCGTCGCAGTTGCTGCGCATGACCACGAGTGTCGACAACTGGCCATGA
- the iolE gene encoding myo-inosose-2 dehydratase: MSFTLDPATAIKDPNGISWGMHPISWRNDDIPEVGAWNTLEDMLLDLADTGYAGTECAGFFPPKEEVKAAADARGIRIVAQWFSSFIVRDGIDAVVPDFTATCEYLQFLGATRVVVSEQTGSVQGKRDVCIFENKPVLSDEEWPVLAEGLNRLGEIAQSHGLELVYHHHLGTVVQTKEETIRLMEATDPALVSLLFDTGHAFVGDGDVMGLLRATIERIKHVHFKDVRPEKMEESRQAQRSFLDSFLAGMFTVPGDGTIDFTEPYRFLVDHGYRDWILVEAEQDPAIANPLTYARIARNYLEDTLFAS; encoded by the coding sequence ATGTCCTTCACCCTCGATCCCGCCACCGCCATCAAGGACCCCAACGGGATCTCCTGGGGCATGCACCCCATCAGCTGGCGCAACGATGACATCCCGGAGGTGGGCGCCTGGAACACCCTGGAGGACATGCTCCTGGACCTGGCCGACACCGGCTACGCCGGCACCGAGTGCGCCGGCTTCTTCCCGCCCAAGGAGGAGGTCAAGGCGGCCGCGGATGCTCGCGGGATCCGGATCGTGGCCCAGTGGTTCTCCTCCTTCATCGTGCGCGACGGGATCGACGCCGTCGTCCCCGACTTCACGGCGACCTGCGAGTACCTGCAGTTCCTGGGCGCGACCCGCGTGGTGGTCTCGGAGCAGACCGGCTCGGTCCAGGGCAAGCGCGATGTGTGCATCTTCGAGAACAAGCCCGTGCTGAGCGATGAGGAGTGGCCCGTCCTGGCCGAGGGCCTCAACCGCCTGGGGGAGATCGCCCAGTCCCACGGCCTGGAGCTGGTCTACCACCACCACCTGGGCACGGTGGTCCAGACCAAGGAGGAGACGATCCGCCTCATGGAGGCGACCGACCCCGCCCTGGTCTCCCTGCTCTTCGACACCGGCCATGCCTTCGTGGGCGACGGCGATGTCATGGGTCTGCTGCGCGCCACCATCGAGAGGATCAAGCACGTCCACTTCAAGGATGTGCGCCCCGAGAAGATGGAGGAGTCGCGCCAGGCCCAGCGCTCCTTCCTGGACTCCTTCCTCGCGGGCATGTTCACCGTCCCCGGGGACGGCACCATCGACTTCACCGAGCCCTACCGCTTCCTGGTGGACCACGGCTACCGCGACTGGATCCTGGTCGAGGCCGAGCAGGACCCGGCCATCGCCAACCCCCTGACCTACGCCCGCATCGCGCGCAACTACCTGGAGGACACGCTGTTCGCCTCCTGA
- a CDS encoding Gfo/Idh/MocA family protein, translated as MTEQDGRKSLGVGVVSLGWMGRLHTRSYKAVRERFPELGVTPRLVAAADPVDEIRDAALHELGFERAYADYHELLADPEVEVVSICAPNFLHEEIALAAIEAGKPFWIEKPMGTSAAQSRRVAQAAEAAGLATAVGFNYRHTPAIEYLRELVRDGALGRITNVRVWLIADYNSSPHSPLTWRASREKAGAGVISDLMSHGADLAQYVVGRIASVSAMTDTFITQRPIPTKVGFGHSGFEIGEETGPVENEDYVAMLVRFEGGAVGTMESSRVSVGPRAEYVIEVYGTSGSARWNFERLNELEICPVADGGAIHGYTRAMAGPQWGQWQRFQPAIGTSMGFDDMKCVEAAQFLRSVLNGEQLAPSAADAWCAAEVDEAAVASAADGQWHDVPRVQGRTTFDA; from the coding sequence ATGACTGAGCAGGATGGACGGAAGTCGCTGGGTGTCGGGGTTGTCTCCCTGGGCTGGATGGGCCGCCTCCACACCCGCAGCTACAAGGCCGTTCGCGAGCGCTTCCCCGAGCTGGGCGTGACCCCGCGCCTGGTGGCCGCCGCGGATCCGGTCGATGAGATCCGTGACGCGGCGCTCCACGAGCTCGGCTTCGAGCGCGCCTACGCCGACTACCACGAGCTCCTGGCCGATCCCGAGGTGGAGGTCGTCTCCATCTGCGCCCCCAACTTCCTGCACGAGGAGATCGCCCTGGCGGCCATCGAGGCCGGCAAGCCCTTCTGGATCGAGAAGCCCATGGGCACCAGCGCCGCCCAGTCCCGGCGGGTCGCCCAGGCGGCCGAGGCGGCTGGGCTGGCCACCGCCGTCGGCTTCAACTACCGCCACACCCCGGCCATCGAGTACCTGCGCGAACTCGTGCGCGACGGCGCGCTGGGCCGGATCACGAATGTGCGCGTCTGGCTCATCGCCGACTACAACTCCTCACCGCACAGCCCCCTGACCTGGAGGGCCTCGCGGGAGAAGGCCGGGGCGGGCGTCATCTCCGATCTCATGAGCCACGGCGCCGATCTGGCCCAGTACGTGGTGGGGCGCATCGCCTCGGTCAGCGCGATGACGGACACCTTCATCACCCAGCGCCCCATCCCCACCAAGGTGGGATTCGGCCACTCCGGCTTCGAGATCGGCGAGGAGACGGGGCCGGTGGAGAACGAGGACTACGTGGCCATGCTCGTGCGCTTCGAGGGCGGGGCCGTGGGCACGATGGAGTCCTCCCGTGTGAGCGTGGGGCCGCGCGCCGAGTACGTCATCGAGGTCTACGGGACCTCCGGCTCGGCGCGGTGGAACTTCGAGCGGCTCAACGAGCTGGAGATCTGCCCGGTGGCCGACGGCGGAGCCATCCACGGCTACACCCGCGCCATGGCGGGGCCGCAGTGGGGCCAGTGGCAGCGCTTCCAGCCCGCCATCGGCACCTCCATGGGCTTTGACGACATGAAGTGCGTTGAGGCCGCCCAGTTCCTGCGCTCGGTGCTCAACGGCGAGCAGCTCGCCCCCTCCGCCGCCGATGCCTGGTGCGCCGCGGAGGTCGATGAGGCCGCTGTCGCCTCGGCCGCGGACGGGCAGTGGCATGACGTTCCCCGCGTCCAGGGGCGCACCACCTTCGACGCCTGA
- a CDS encoding LacI family DNA-binding transcriptional regulator translates to MTIATVAARTGRSISTVSAALNGQAGVAASTRAQILQAAQELGYSADPRARMLRQRHTGLIGASFAVDQAFQGLIVDGLYRASSELGHSLVLAASTPHRGVAQGLEGLLSERCEGLVLIDPDASDPVLTAAARRAQTVLICRDTSLEDVDEVNSRDDVGVTALVDHLVMTGRRAIVHVDGARQTSAAPRVRIYSRAMTEHGLGDQVRVLPGGADEESGARAVCALMEGEGPLPEALLCFNDHCAVGALMELRRRGVRVPQEVAVTGYDGIPLTGASSFSLTTVRQEAGVLAEVAVRALLARTHPERAGQMPAGVVRRERELGGSTYSVMPSLLIRDTTAPRHA, encoded by the coding sequence GTGACGATTGCGACGGTCGCGGCCCGCACGGGCCGCTCCATCTCCACGGTCTCGGCGGCCCTCAACGGCCAGGCCGGGGTGGCGGCCTCCACCCGCGCCCAGATCCTCCAGGCGGCCCAGGAGCTCGGCTACAGCGCGGACCCGCGCGCCCGCATGCTGCGCCAGCGCCATACCGGGCTCATCGGCGCCAGCTTCGCCGTCGACCAGGCCTTCCAGGGGCTCATCGTCGACGGGCTCTACCGCGCCTCCTCGGAGCTCGGTCACTCCCTGGTGCTGGCCGCCTCCACCCCGCACCGCGGCGTCGCCCAGGGCCTGGAGGGCCTGCTCTCCGAGCGCTGCGAGGGGCTCGTCCTCATCGACCCCGATGCCTCCGACCCCGTCCTGACCGCTGCGGCGCGGCGCGCCCAGACGGTGCTCATCTGCCGCGACACCTCCTTGGAGGATGTTGACGAGGTCAACTCGCGCGACGACGTCGGCGTCACCGCCCTGGTGGACCACCTGGTGATGACCGGTCGGCGCGCCATCGTCCATGTCGACGGCGCCAGGCAGACCTCGGCCGCGCCCCGGGTCCGCATCTACTCCCGGGCCATGACCGAGCACGGCCTGGGCGACCAGGTCCGCGTCCTGCCCGGCGGGGCCGACGAGGAGTCGGGGGCGCGGGCCGTGTGCGCCCTGATGGAGGGGGAGGGCCCGCTGCCCGAGGCGCTGCTGTGCTTCAACGATCACTGCGCCGTCGGGGCCCTCATGGAGCTTCGCCGTCGGGGGGTCAGGGTGCCTCAGGAGGTCGCCGTCACCGGCTATGACGGGATCCCGCTGACCGGCGCCTCCTCCTTCAGCCTGACCACGGTGCGCCAGGAGGCCGGGGTGCTGGCGGAGGTCGCCGTGCGGGCCCTGCTGGCGCGCACGCATCCTGAGCGAGCGGGGCAGATGCCCGCGGGCGTGGTGCGCCGGGAGCGCGAGCTGGGGGGTTCGACCTACTCGGTCATGCCCAGTCTTCTCATCCGGGACACGACGGCGCCCCGGCACGCTTGA
- the iolG gene encoding inositol 2-dehydrogenase, with amino-acid sequence MLRIAVIGAGRIGQVHAKTIAAHPQAELALVCDPIEEAATALAQTYGARSCTQAEDVFADPKVDAVIVGSPTPFHIPHLLAAAKAGKAVLCEKPIALDMKDVEAARAELDAVTTPVMFGFNRRFDPSFAAVRAAVEAGKIGELEQLTIISRDPAAPPVEYIKVSGGIFRDMTIHDFDTARFFLGDIVEVHAMGQNLDPAIKETGDFDAAVVTLRAASGAVATIINNRHCSSGYDQRLEASGREGALFAENIRPTTVRLSNAEVTDAQEPYLDFFLERYADAYRLELSAFIEAVEAGTTPPTSIADAVEALRLAEAATESATTGQPVRLS; translated from the coding sequence GAGCTCGCCCTGGTCTGCGACCCCATCGAGGAGGCCGCCACCGCCCTGGCGCAGACCTACGGTGCCCGCTCATGCACCCAGGCCGAGGACGTCTTCGCCGACCCCAAGGTCGACGCCGTCATCGTGGGCTCGCCCACGCCCTTCCACATCCCCCACCTCCTGGCCGCCGCCAAGGCCGGCAAGGCGGTCCTGTGCGAGAAGCCCATCGCCCTGGACATGAAGGACGTCGAGGCGGCCCGCGCCGAGCTCGACGCGGTGACCACCCCGGTCATGTTCGGCTTCAACCGGCGCTTCGACCCGAGCTTCGCCGCGGTGCGCGCCGCGGTGGAGGCGGGCAAGATCGGGGAGCTGGAGCAGCTGACCATCATCAGCCGCGACCCCGCCGCCCCGCCGGTGGAGTACATCAAGGTCTCCGGCGGCATCTTCCGGGACATGACCATCCACGACTTCGACACCGCTCGCTTCTTCCTGGGCGACATCGTCGAGGTCCACGCCATGGGCCAGAACCTGGACCCGGCCATCAAGGAGACCGGGGACTTCGACGCCGCCGTGGTGACGCTGCGCGCCGCCTCGGGGGCGGTGGCCACGATCATCAACAACCGGCACTGCTCCTCGGGCTACGACCAGCGCCTGGAGGCCTCGGGCCGCGAGGGGGCGCTCTTCGCCGAGAACATCCGCCCCACCACGGTGCGCCTGTCCAATGCCGAGGTCACCGACGCCCAGGAGCCCTACCTGGACTTCTTCCTCGAGCGCTACGCCGACGCCTACCGCCTGGAGCTGTCGGCCTTCATCGAGGCCGTCGAGGCGGGCACCACTCCCCCCACCTCCATCGCCGACGCCGTCGAGGCCCTGCGCCTGGCCGAGGCGGCCACCGAGTCCGCCACAACCGGCCAGCCCGTGCGCCTGAGCTGA